ACGAGAACGTGATTGGTCTGCTGGATGTCTTTCATCCAGGACAGCCCGCCGATTCTCTGGATCAGTTCCAGCAGGTGTACATGGTGACCCACTTGATGGACGCCGATCTGAACAACATAATTCGCACGCAAAAGCTGTCCGATGATCATGTCCAGTTTCTGGTCTACCAAATCCTGCGCGGTCTGAAGTATATCCACAGCGCTGGGGTCATCCACCGCGATCTGAAGCCTTCAAACATTGCGGTGAACGAGGACTGTGAGCTTCGCATCCTAGACTTTGGTTTGGCTCGTCCCGCAGAAAGCGAGATGACCGGCTACGTGGCTACACGATGGTACCGGGCACCTGAGATCATGCTCAACTGGATGCACTATAACCAGACGGTGGACATCTGGTCAGTGGGCTGCATCATGGCCGAGCTGCTGACTGGACGCACGCTGTTCCCTGGAACCGATCACATCCATCAGCTGAACCTCATCATGGAAGTGCTGGGCACGCCAGCTGATGAGTTCATGAGCCGCATTTCCTCGGAGAGCGCTCGGAACTATATCCGTTCACTACCGGTGATGCCGCGCCGCAATTTCCGCGACATCTTCCGCGGGGCCAACCCGCTGGCCATCGATTTGCTTGAGAAAATGTTGGAATTAGACGCCGACAAGCGCATTACCGCCGAACAGGCGCTGGCTCATCCGTACATGGAGAAGTACCACGATCCAACCGATGAGCAGACCGCCGCGCTCTACGACCAGAGTTTCGAGGAGAACGAGCTGCCGGTGGAGAAGTGGCGGGAGATGGTCTTTAGCGAGGTAACGGCCTTCAAACCCACAGCCGCCTTCGCTGAGCTCCTGCCCAAGGAGCAGTAATCCCGGCCGCTGCCCCTGTCCGTTCAATGATGCTATATACAATTAGAACAGTCTTTTTTACACCTAGTTCAAGCGGATGCGCTCAGTCGTGATTTCTCTATTCGTCGAGTGTAAACAATCGGGGATATTTATTCTAGAGCGATTTATATTTAGAAACTCTTCAGTGGctggatttaaacaatttgttttgacCACAAACGAAAGGTGAAATTGTATTTTCGAACCTCCGATTTGCATTCGATGAATACAGAAATAGCGGTTGAACTAGGTACATGCCTATAATGTAGCGATTCGGAATTCTTTCCAAAAATCAATCAGAGTCACAGCCTTAATGTCCAGTTCAACTTTAGATTTGGTGTCGGTTTTAACACGCAGTTCTTGTGAATAATCCTGTAAATGTGAGTGTACATGTACATCGTAGTTCGTAAGCGAACGCATCTCGCGGCCAGTAACTATAAAAAAGAGCACTAGTGTCTACGTTGAATCCAAATAAATGTGctatgtattttaaaagagGAGATCCTCTAGATACCGCTCGAATTCCTGCTCTCTGGAGGCCTGCTCCTGGCCAATCTCCGGTTGTTGTAGCCAAATCTGATCGTCTGCAGTGGTGTCTTCTTTTTGGGTTGTAGCCTCTTTGCTGGCTTCTGGCTGGGGCTCGGATGCTGGTTCAACAGTTTCCTCCTCATCTTCGCCAGAACTTTCTTGATCAATGTCAAGCTTTCGACGCTTACGTTTTTTCTCAGCGCGCCGTTCCTCCTTTTCCCTACGTCGCTGCTTCTTGCACTCCCGCTTCTTGGTGCGGTAGTTCAGCTGATCTGTGTGAGTGGGACAAAGCCGCACCTACGGAACTCCAGTTAGTGACACAGTGGCGGAAAACCATTTGGAACCCACCTTAACTAGTGCATTTAGGGGCTCCCCCTTTTCGATATACTTAAAGTTGACCTCCCAGCTGCGCAGATTATCCCGCTCCCCGCAATGCCGACTCCCGCACTGGAACTGCCCTGTTCCGGTGACCACCTCCTGCTCTGTTCGCCAGCGCAGCGCTATCTTGTTCTCCTTGTAGCGGGACAGATCCGCGATGCAGTACTCCTTGAACAGCTTCCTGTAGTATCGCAGGGCCAAGCGCTGCTCCCAGCTCAGGGTGTCGGTATCCAACTCGTCATCCTCCCACAGGAAGCGGTGATTCTCCCGAATGACATCGATATCCCGCTTGTGGCGACGGGATTCCGCCTCCGCCGGCGAGTTGAGAACGTAATTATTGAGGATATAGTTGTGTCGCTCCTTGGCACTCAGGTTGTTCAGATTCACTGGGAATAATTGCGAGCCACtcattattgttgtttttaataaaccGATTCCGATTTCAAGACAATGACAATGCTTATCGATATATCGAAAgctgtgctgctgctctggCTATTTTTACGCTATTTTTAAAAGTGCGATGCTAGTAAAGATTGGggagaaattaaaaaacaaaataaatgccaaatttatgcacaaaCTAAAATTATTTCAACTGAGTATACTAACCAAATTtcagtatatatatttgttaattaaactTATAACACTTCTAGAGCATCTCTGATGAACAAAAAGGGGTGCAGAAATAATCTTTTtcaatacatataaatttgaTAAATGCACTCATTCTGGCAGTTCAGAATGCAATGTTCATTGCATACGTAGCAATGGCCTCCTTTGTGTGCAAATATTATAGAGGGGAACTTTAGCGGGTGTGGTTTGCTATGAAAATTTCGATAATTTTTGCCACCAATCATTTAGCTGACAACAATCGAAGTTGACGCCTCGTTACAACAATAAAGGGgaaaaaagcaaagtaaaagtTGGGGAAAGTAGCTGTTAATCAAAAAATGGCTGGAACTTTCCGCCCGCTGTTCTTTGTCTTTCTGCGGAAGAACCTGCTCTACTTGCAATGCAACTTACTATCTGTGCTTATTATCTGCTCTGGATTTGCCGGAGTCCTCACTGCGTACCTGCACTGGTCCATAAAGCCCGTGCAACACCAAATGgaagagtttgaagctaaaAATGAGGTGAGCTCATATAATATCACAATGCCTTGGAGGTACATTCATATAAATAGTCGTaactgcaaaaaaaacacGCACATAGTATATCTTCGCAATAATAGTGTTATctgcattttatatatgtatgactGTTATTACAAACCCGTGACCGCAATTTAACCCTAATCTCATTTGCTTTATACAATAGATGGTACTTAAAGAAACATACTTCCCCGGCAATGAACTCGACTACATTTACTACGCACCCAATTCCCCCAATGTCGAGGACATTATGGACTTCCTGCGGGTGGATCTGGGAATTGTACCAGAGCGTaagtgtacatatatattttatataaatacatcGCCAATCTATTCTATAGTATCTTCTGAACATTATTAACTAATATTTCATCTCGCAGGACTTCGGGCCCATAACGACAGTTTCGAGATGCAGCTGGAAATGGAGCAGCAGTGCCGTGGGAGCTGCTTCGCTATCAACTTCCAACAAGTACCGAATCGTGGCTCTGGCGGAAAGTTCCGTTACAGCCTCAGCTCGAATCAGATGCGTATTTCGCCCAGAAAGCGCTTTGTGAACGATGAGGAGATTAATCACCAGAAAGGTGCGTTATAAAATTGTCCCTTGTTCCCGTTTAACGAACCCGCGcattggtttttgttttccagaTGATGACGATTATATTCGTGCCGGTTTCCTGACCTTGCAACACATTCTTGACAAACAGTATATGAAATACCAGGAGCTGGGGAAAAACTTTGAGGTGCTGGTCAGCTCGATGCCCAACCTAGAGGTCACTAGCATGGATAGCCATCGTTTGACATATTTCGGGACACTGTGCAGCATCTTGTTCAATGTTGTTTTACTAAGCACCTTTGTTGTGCCCTTTGTAGAGGAGAAGCAGAACGGACTGAAGGAATTTCTCAACCTGGTTACGCCCATGAGTTTTCTCAACGGCCTCACCTTCTTTCTCATTCGCTTTGTGTGCTACACTGTGCTAATCATCTTCGTCCTGGTCGTTGCTTATTTATACAAGGCACTGGGATTGATTTGCTTCGCATGCGTGGTGGTGTTGTTCCTGCTTTACATTTTGTCTACCATGTCGTACGCATATTTGATCTCCGTTTGCTTCCATTcgggtaaatatttactttgatATCTCAACCAAAGTTAACCAAACTCTTACGTTACTTTCAGTTTTCTATGCGAAAATTGGTGGCCTGGTAATGTTGATCATTCCCTATGTGTTCTCTTTTGTTCGAAGCTGGGCCACATCGCTGGCCTTCGTGTTCTTTAGCACGAACACCTTCCTGGAAGGATTGGATATTTTTCAGACATTTTCAAATAAGCGTAAGATTTTAAATCGATTGTTAAAAGctgcacattttaatttctaCACTGTATTTTCTTGTAGATCGTGAGTTCGGTGCTGCGGATCTCTTTCGTGAAATCAAATACGATTCTCCGCGGATGTTTTGGGTCTATGTTGTGCTAGTTTTTCAATCATTTTTGTATGCTCTGCTTTACCTATACTTGGGTTGTGTTTTTCCCGGTCCTGGTGGACTAAAGCGTccgattttctttttcctaGATGTAAGTACAATTTACTAAGTACGAACCAATGATATATATTATCGGTGTCGGGTTAAATTCGCCTTTCGGTACGTGTATCCTTTTTTCTGTATTGGAATAATTAATTACGTTTATCGGCTACATTTTCATTCGCTACCTTTTCTCGATAGGAACCGAAATTCAATTCgtattattatgtatattcGTTCATTATAATCGTGTAAAAGATCGGCTGCAGTAAGATTGCTCGGGTAAATTCTCTTTTTCAGTTAAGTTGTCGGTTACGGTCGCAGAAATCGGTTAGAATCGGGCGTGCCACGGTTTCTCTTACGGCTTAAATGACGTATGTTCCTTAAATTGTAGTTTACCAATTTATAATCTTAATTTTGTATCACAGCCGAAGACTTACAAGAAGCGACAACGCAACGAATACACGACGGCACCCCGTGGCACCCAAGCCATCATAATCACTGAGCTGTGCAAGAAGTTCCAGACAAGCAAGCGCGAGACGCTAATCTCTGACAACTTAAATATGACGATCAACAACAAGGAGATTACTGTTCTGCTGGGTCACAATGGTGCTGGAAAAACTACAATGATGAACATGATAATGGGTAGGGATAAACTCAAATCGCTTCCTAGACCAACGAATGCTGACGTGCTTTCTCTTTCAGGATTGGTACCAAAGGATTCGGGAAAGATAATTGTGTGCAGTGAGCGCGATGTGGCCTCCTATCGCCACCTAATTGGATTCTGTCCGCAGCACAGCGTTTTTATGAGTTACATGACCTGTCACCAGCACTTGGAGTTCTTTGCCCAGCTGCGGGGAGCTCGCCGTTGTGATGCACGCGATTGGGCAGATGAGAAGCTTAAGAAGCTGGGACTGGGTGATAAGCGAGACGAATTCGGCAAGAATTTGTCTGGAGGCATGAAGAGGCGGCTTTCACTGGGTATCGCCATTGCCGGAAACACCAAGTAAACTTAAGAACCATTTTACTTTAAGATATGCGGTTTAAAACTCTCTGTTTAATCTCGCAGAATCGTCATCCTTGACGAACCCTCATCGGGATTGGACATTAACTCGCGTCGTGAACTGTGGGACATTCTACTGAATCTACGCAAGGAGAAGGCTATTCTGGTCACCACGCATTACATGGAGGAGGCCGAGGTCCTTGGGGATACCATCTGCATATTGGCCAATGGCAAACTGCAAAGCATCGGAAGTCCTTTGCAATTAAAGCGCAAGTCCGGTATTGGTTACCGCCTAAAATTGGAGGTCAACGATTTTACATTACATGAAGCCgaaataatggaaataatCCATAACTTTGTCCCCACGGCCAGAGTTTTGGTAAGTTTCTGAATAGATTACATTTAACTTGGGCATTTAGAAGACATCCTTTAAACGTTAAACAGAATGTAGTGCAGCCAACTGTGTACATTTGCCTACCGTATGCctataaaaattgtttcgcACAAATGCTTTATAAGCTGGAGACCAAATCAAACGATCTGGGCATAAATACCATTTCCATGACGGACACCTCCCTGGAAGATGTTTTCCTAAGGTAGGCATTGCAAGGTACATGGTTTGTAGTTTTCGTTTTAATATCTTCTGTGGGGTTTCAGATGCGCAGGCGAACAGGATCAAGTGGACACTCCGGATGGTTCCCGCAATGATGCGCCGCTACTGACACCCTACAAAAAACTTCCCAGTCGTCCAGACCAACCCAGTCTTTTTCAACTCTGGATGGCTGTGTTTTACAAGAAGTGGACCTTTATCTCCAATGAATGGTTATATTCTCTGATAATGGTAAGCCTTTTACAAGTTTGTAGGACTTTGCTCTGTTCTATAAACGGCGATAACAACAATGTGTGATTGCCCCTTGTCCTCCCTCCTCGCCAGCTGTGCATTCCCTTTGTTTGCGTGTTTGGGGCTATACTGGTGATGCACGCCATGTCCATAGTGGAGAACGAGGAGGCTCTGCCCCTGAAACTCAGACAGATGGGCAGCGGCGTTATTTACATCCACAACCCAACGGGCCATCACGCCCAGGTGGAGCAGCAACTGCGTCAACAGATCGAGCTGAGCGGAATCGCAGTGAAAACAATGCAGCTGCGTGGGAGCAATGATGTGAAAAATGGTGAGTATTCGACGTTGTGCTGAACATTTGAATGGCTTTATTAATTCGTGTGTTCTTTAGAATCCCTTGACTTACAACGCGACAACTTGGCTGATTTCTTGGAACAGGTGATTGGCATCATTGACATGTAcggaggtgggcgtggcacctcCGATACGCCCACCATTGAGATCTTCTATTCAGGCAATCGCTACCACAGCTCTGTGGAATTAATCAACCTGGTGGACTCTGCAATGCTGAAGCTAGAGCGTCCAGAGTCGGGCATTGATACGATTTACGTGCCTATTCGTCGATTTGTTAGCGACATCAGTCCATCCCGCCTCGAATACTATGCGGTTATTGTGTCGGTGGGCATGTTCTTCTTCATGTTCTATTTCATCTCCTTGCCGTTTCGGGAGTACGCCAATGGATTCAGACAGCTGCAGACCATGTCGCGATTTACTTACTGGTTGGCGCATTTTACTTTTGATGTGCTGCTCCTAATCTTGGTCTGCGTTGCACTGTTCAATCTGCAATACTTGGTGATGCCCTCGGAGCTATACACAACGGCGCAGCTCAAAGTCATTGTGCTAAGCATCTTTTTCTACGGCTGCAGCTACCTACCCATTCTATACGCCCTGGGAAACAACTTCAAGTCCATATCCACGATATCTACTTATTTGCTTCTGATGCTGATTGTGTCGGGtaatattatttgcatttagcaGTGACAACTATTAGAAACACtataaaaaccttttttttttagctattgCCCCACTTATCACCTCCAACAATGCGGCGGCCATGAAACTGCATGAGACCAAGATCGCCTTCCTCTGCTTTCTACCGGACTTCAATCTCAATCACCAATTGCGCATTATCAATGAAAACTTTATAACCCGACGACGTTCGGGACTTATAAAGGGGCTCATCTGCGAGGACACCTTCTTTGCCTATGCCACCGCCGTGTGTGTCCTGGTGATGGCATTCTTTACCATAGTCCTGGAACACAAGTATTTGCGCAGACGAATTCATGATAGCATCTGGAAATGGACATTCCCacaaaagaaatacaattCGACGGGCACCATTCCTAGTACTTCAGTTTCGGAAATCGATGATTGTGCAAAGGAGGAAAAGCGGGTTAACGATCTGATAAAAGACCTATCATCGATTACGGATAAACCTCCATTGATAGTGCACAATCTTCGCAAGCGATACCGTGATAAGTTGGCTGTGGACGGAGTGAGTTTTGCGACTGCCCCAGGAGAGTGCTTTGGTCTTTTGGGTGTAAACGGAGCGGGTAAGACAAGCACTTTCCAGATGATAGCGGCGAATTTGCCACTAGATGGTGGCAGTATCCGCATCAATGGCATAGAAATTCGCCAGGATGAGGTAGCATATCGGCATTCCTTTGGCTACTGCCCTCAGTACGATGCACTGAATAAATTCATGACCGCTGAGCAGTGCCTGCACTACATGGCATTGCTGAGGGGCTTGAGCAGCCGCAGCGAGGGATCAAACAGCGTCAAGGAGCACGTGAAGTACTGGCTGGAGAAGATGCATTTGatcaaatatcaaaacgtGCAGGTGCGCCACTATTCGGGGGGCACAAAGCGCAAGCTTCTGGCGGCAATGGCCATGATCGGTGCTCCCACTCTGGTCCTCCTGGACGAACCTACCACCGGCGTAGATCCCATCTCGAGACGATTTCTTTGGCAGTGTATCAAAAACTTTCAGGGAAAGGACCGAACTGTGGTGCTCACCTCGCATAGGTAAACCAAAACCCATATGTCTTTTCTAACAAGATTAAAAAATGTGCACATTCTGCTTTACAGCATGGACGAGTGTGAAGAGCTGTGTAATCGCTTGGCCATAATGGCGCACGGAAAGTTCAAGTGTCTGAACAATATATGCGCCCTAAAGCGACTAAGCGGCTTCACgataaaactgaaaatgaagGAGGACACAGAAACCGAGGTGAATGTGTCCACGATCACTGGCACCTTAAAATCGCAGTTTGCTAATCTGGAACTGCGCGAAAGCCATGCCGGCACCCTCACCTACTTCGTAAGCACGCAGGAGAGCGTAGTCCTTTGGTCGAATGTTTTCAAAATAGCGGAGGACTATCTGGGCGATCGCTTAAGCGATCTCGTGGCCGACTATTCGGTGAACGAGTGCACCCTGGAGGATATTTTTCTCAAGTTTGATAGGGAGGCGAAATCACAATCGGCGTCACGTCAAACATCCGTACAACGAAGTCCGGAAAG
This genomic stretch from Drosophila teissieri strain GT53w chromosome 2L, Prin_Dtei_1.1, whole genome shotgun sequence harbors:
- the LOC122611621 gene encoding mitogen-activated protein kinase p38b; the encoded protein is MSRKMAKFYKLDINRTEWEIPETYQNLQPVGQGAYGQVCKAVVRGTSTKVAIKKLARPFQSAVHAKRTYRELRLLKHMDHENVIGLLDVFHPGQPADSLDQFQQVYMVTHLMDADLNNIIRTQKLSDDHVQFLVYQILRGLKYIHSAGVIHRDLKPSNIAVNEDCELRILDFGLARPAESEMTGYVATRWYRAPEIMLNWMHYNQTVDIWSVGCIMAELLTGRTLFPGTDHIHQLNLIMEVLGTPADEFMSRISSESARNYIRSLPVMPRRNFRDIFRGANPLAIDLLEKMLELDADKRITAEQALAHPYMEKYHDPTDEQTAALYDQSFEENELPVEKWREMVFSEVTAFKPTAAFAELLPKEQ
- the LOC122611622 gene encoding protein FRA10AC1 homolog isoform X1 translates to MSGSQLFPVNLNNLSAKERHNYILNNYVLNSPAEAESRRHKRDIDVIRENHRFLWEDDELDTDTLSWEQRLALRYYRKLFKEYCIADLSRYKENKIALRWRTEQEVVTGTGQFQCGSRHCGERDNLRSWEVNFKYIEKGEPLNALVKVRLCPTHTDQLNYRTKKRECKKQRRREKEERRAEKKRKRRKLDIDQESSGEDEEETVEPASEPQPEASKEATTQKEDTTADDQIWLQQPEIGQEQASREQEFERYLEDLLF
- the LOC122611622 gene encoding protein FRA10AC1 isoform X2, which codes for MSGSQLFPVNLNNLSAKERHNYILNNYVLNSPAEAESRRHKRDIDVIRENHRFLWEDDELDTDTLSWEQRLALRYYRKLFKEYCIADLSRYKENKIALRWRTEQEVVTGTGQFQCGSRHCGERDNLRSWEVNFKYIEKGEPLNALVKVGSKWFSATVSLTGVP
- the LOC122611619 gene encoding phospholipid-transporting ATPase ABCA3 encodes the protein MAGTFRPLFFVFLRKNLLYLQCNLLSVLIICSGFAGVLTAYLHWSIKPVQHQMEEFEAKNEMVLKETYFPGNELDYIYYAPNSPNVEDIMDFLRVDLGIVPERLRAHNDSFEMQLEMEQQCRGSCFAINFQQVPNRGSGGKFRYSLSSNQMRISPRKRFVNDEEINHQKDDDDYIRAGFLTLQHILDKQYMKYQELGKNFEVLVSSMPNLEVTSMDSHRLTYFGTLCSILFNVVLLSTFVVPFVEEKQNGLKEFLNLVTPMSFLNGLTFFLIRFVCYTVLIIFVLVVAYLYKALGLICFACVVVLFLLYILSTMSYAYLISVCFHSVFYAKIGGLVMLIIPYVFSFVRSWATSLAFVFFSTNTFLEGLDIFQTFSNKHREFGAADLFREIKYDSPRMFWVYVVLVFQSFLYALLYLYLGCVFPGPGGLKRPIFFFLDPKTYKKRQRNEYTTAPRGTQAIIITELCKKFQTSKRETLISDNLNMTINNKEITVLLGHNGAGKTTMMNMIMGLVPKDSGKIIVCSERDVASYRHLIGFCPQHSVFMSYMTCHQHLEFFAQLRGARRCDARDWADEKLKKLGLGDKRDEFGKNLSGGMKRRLSLGIAIAGNTKIVILDEPSSGLDINSRRELWDILLNLRKEKAILVTTHYMEEAEVLGDTICILANGKLQSIGSPLQLKRKSGIGYRLKLEVNDFTLHEAEIMEIIHNFVPTARVLNVVQPTVYICLPYAYKNCFAQMLYKLETKSNDLGINTISMTDTSLEDVFLRCAGEQDQVDTPDGSRNDAPLLTPYKKLPSRPDQPSLFQLWMAVFYKKWTFISNEWLYSLIMLCIPFVCVFGAILVMHAMSIVENEEALPLKLRQMGSGVIYIHNPTGHHAQVEQQLRQQIELSGIAVKTMQLRGSNDVKNESLDLQRDNLADFLEQVIGIIDMYGGGRGTSDTPTIEIFYSGNRYHSSVELINLVDSAMLKLERPESGIDTIYVPIRRFVSDISPSRLEYYAVIVSVGMFFFMFYFISLPFREYANGFRQLQTMSRFTYWLAHFTFDVLLLILVCVALFNLQYLVMPSELYTTAQLKVIVLSIFFYGCSYLPILYALGNNFKSISTISTYLLLMLIVSAIAPLITSNNAAAMKLHETKIAFLCFLPDFNLNHQLRIINENFITRRRSGLIKGLICEDTFFAYATAVCVLVMAFFTIVLEHKYLRRRIHDSIWKWTFPQKKYNSTGTIPSTSVSEIDDCAKEEKRVNDLIKDLSSITDKPPLIVHNLRKRYRDKLAVDGVSFATAPGECFGLLGVNGAGKTSTFQMIAANLPLDGGSIRINGIEIRQDEVAYRHSFGYCPQYDALNKFMTAEQCLHYMALLRGLSSRSEGSNSVKEHVKYWLEKMHLIKYQNVQVRHYSGGTKRKLLAAMAMIGAPTLVLLDEPTTGVDPISRRFLWQCIKNFQGKDRTVVLTSHSMDECEELCNRLAIMAHGKFKCLNNICALKRLSGFTIKLKMKEDTETEVNVSTITGTLKSQFANLELRESHAGTLTYFVSTQESVVLWSNVFKIAEDYLGDRLSDLVADYSVNECTLEDIFLKFDREAKSQSASRQTSVQRSPESSYV